The nucleotide window ATAGCACCACTCCTACTTGAGGAGCCAACCTTTGCACGGTGAGCAGGTAGAGGAGGAATTGTCGAAAGAGGAATATTAGAAGTAGTAAAAACAGCCTGGGGAGGAACGGAAACAGCCATAATCGGCAAAGTAGGAGTCACAGGCATGGAAGGAGAAAAAGAAGCCAAGGGAGCTTCATCAGAAACGGGACCTAAACTTTCACTACCAAACCCGCGGTCAAAACGCTGCTCAACAGAATCATAAGCAGCAGCGAGAGCATCATCAACATCATTAGGGATCACTACCAGGGCTTCAACAGATTTGGTAAGAGGAATAGAACGGCGGGGGGATGCTTCTGCTTCATCATCGGAAATAATGCATCTACGAGCCCGTGGCCTTGTTACCAAGGAACCCCCGTCTTCCTCTTCTTCGGAATCTTGGTCATCAACGATTTTTCTTTTCTATGAAGAGCCCAGAATTATTTCTTGAGCCCTTTCCAAAGAGATACGAGAAGCCACAACCGCCTCAGCAATAACTCCTCGAATAGAAAATCCTGATAGAAAGAAGGATTGAGATAAGTTCAGGAAAAAACaatatgtaaaataaaataaaagctcttaccatgagtttttactTTCCAACCAAAACGTTGGGAAAGGGTCTTCCAAGATCTACCATCCATTTGTGCAATACTCAACAGCTTTACTACCCAATCACGGAAATTGGAAACATCTtccacaactcccatggttgctagaaaagaaaagtaaaattagaaaaatcaacaaaattgaagaaaaaggtacgagaaagttAGAAGACTCatgtgcaaaattccacttctcagggaagggaacgttctcatcacccactaaaccaacagtgggggcagcaacaaacctgacataccagccacggtctttGTCATCTTCAAGGCTAACTAGAACGCTTTTGCTCCTGGCTACTAGTGTAAAAATACCATTGCGAAAGAGTCTAGGGGAGTAAAGATGAATTAGATGTGGGAAAGTAAAAGGCACACGGGCTATGTTGGTCAAATGCCTCAAACAAGCAACAATCCTCCATattattgggccaatttgacctaAGCAAATATTAAAGAAACGACAGAACTCGAGAATAACAGGATCAATAGCAGGTTTGAATCCTAATGTTAAAGGGTACGTATAGACAAAGGAAAATCCGGTTAAGTAAGAGGTAATTCTTTGATTCGGATTGGGAATAATGATAGGAAAGTCATGAATCCGATGGCAGTCTCTACGAACTAAAGAAATCAAACCTTCAGTgatttgaatgggatagatatCAGCATGATCCAAAGAAGATACTTGATTTCTAAGAGATTCTCTGTCATTATAGAAAGATAGTTCCACAGGAACTATCTTCTTTACTAGAGTTTCACGAAGAGGTTCAGAAGATTCCTTACCTCTAGAAGAAGATCTGTGTGAAAGAGAACCTCTAGTTCTAGAAGAAGGGTTAGAATTAGGCGAAGGAAGAGAAAAACCACGCAAGGATGAAGATCCTAAAttacgaagcctacctcctcttcTGCTCCTACTGGGGGCATTAGGGAAGTTTTCAACTATGGGGGCCCTTCTAGGGTTAGAGTTTGATGAAGACATGATAGTACGAGGAAGAAACAAACAAACATTCAAGAACTGAATATTTTGAGAACTTTATGTGataaagacaaagaagaaaaCTATATTTATACTGCGAAGCAACCATCAAAGGAAAAGGTGCAATGATGGAAAAGTCATAATGAGAACTGACGCTTCGTGATTAGTGAAGCCATGAAAAAGCCCTAAAAAGCGCTGCAAAGTTGCAGAACCAGTAAAAGGGGTGCCACGTGTgaagagcattaaatggaagtgacaaatGAAGCGTTGATTCTGctatagcattaatggtgacaaaaattcccGTTTTAATGaattccacttcccaaatattcaattgatgaataaatggcaagtgggggactatctgtattaggaaaaattgagtttacatattaaagtgattGGAAGATGGCATGTCATGACACATAGACTGGTCAAAGAGTTATAATTAGCAAAGACGCatgagttgcaacagatacgagcaaaggCATAAGAGGAGGCACGAGCGGATACTCAAAAGATTCAACGCCCATAcctatttaagtccaagaatcaaggagaatgaatctgacaacacaagagagtacagatacagtatttaatgagcattaaatactaaaaacattagagaatctgtattaaaatatagtgattatgtaacgtagcatttaatatctttaattgtctataatggccttattatgacaaaaacAAAATGCATATTTCCAAGATAGCTATAAAAGGGAAAGAATGGGTCAATTGTAAAAACACGAAAGACTATCTGAATACATTGGTTTACTTTATCTTCTTCTAATTATCTTATTGCTAGCCAAATTACTTTCTCTTATACattttttgattatcagtaacccgagttcttctaaattaaagctttgaccgaaattccactttttggttaaacagttcGATCTATCACTTTTTTGCGGAAAAAATCAATATCCTGCAGAAAACAGATAGATACTTAAGGCAAGTCAAAGTCATTCAAAAGGTTTGTAAGATACTTATATAGTGCAGAGATAAATGGTTATGTTGACCGTGAGAAGCTAGAAGGTATGCAGGCCCGAATACAGTTCATGGCTCACAATGTGGGACAATTTTGTCTTGCTATTTGAGTTAAAGAGGATGGAGATGATACATCTAATATCGAGAGTAAGCTTCCTTTTCTACTATGTTTGGTTGTGATAGTGGAGCTTGAAATGAAAAAGATTTTTCTCTATGAACTAAAGCACGTCAAAGTTTACTCAATCAAGAACTTTCAAGGACAAGAAATTACCAAAAGGATTTTCCTATCAACTCCATTGTCTTCTGGTGTATCTTAGAGATAAAAATCTTGATAACTTTCCCATTATTGTCTCTGCTCGAAACATTGATGTGGAAATAAAGTTCTTGTTAGTTTTTCTCGGCGATATACCAAATCATGTTATTAATGGTAATAGGTTGAATGAAGTCTTAGAAAAGGTTGGAGTTCTTGTGGGCGACGTACTTAATGTAATTCAAATGCAGCTTCTTTCAGGATCAACAATCAAAGATGATGCAAGCAATATTGATCTTGGCATGATACAGATATTAGAGAAAATTGATGATCTAAAGGCACAAGTGGAAGAGAGGTACTACAGATTCACTATATACAGGCCATCTCAGTTTCCGACAGTTGGTGGATTGAGCTTTTTAGATTCGTTCCTAAGGAAATTGAATGGGATGTTGAAAACTAAAACATGTTTAGATTTCATGTTGAAGCCTCATATTGTCATTTTAGAGAAAGAGCTCTCATATCTAACATATGTTTTCAGAGATGTTGTCAAGGTGCATCATGAACATGAAATTCTTAAAGATCTTCAGAGGCGTACTATCAATTTGGCATATGAAGCTGAGGTTGTCGTTGACTCTATTCTTGTTCAGTGTAATACTCTTTGGTATCTTTTTTGCCCACTTCCTACAATTTTAAAAGCGATCAAGCATATTAGTGCGGAGGTGACCAGGATGTGGTCGGATAACCATGTTCTAAAGCTCTGCTCTGTGGTAGAGCCATCTAAAAATATGCCAACTCAACATAGCAATCTTATGAATGATGGGGAGATAGTTGGTTTTGAGAATGAAACGAAAAGAATAATTCAGTATCTGACACGAGGGACAAATAAGCTAGATGTCATCCCAATTGTTGGGATGGGTGGATAAGGTAAAACAACTTGTGCTAGAAAGTTGTACAATAATGACATCATTGTTTATTATTTTGATGTTCGAGCATGGTGCGTCATTTCCCAAACATATAGCCGGCGAGAGCCATTACAAGAGATTTTCAGTCAAGTTACTGGTTCCAAGTGTTGCGGatgccaaatgtatatagtgtgaataagtcacaactactataccaaaaattatgacaaccaccaaataataaataagacaataaagcaataataaagggaacaccagaatttacgaggttcggctaattttgcctactcctccgACACagccaatattttattccactccaaagttcaagtgaaataatactaaagtgagaagatacaaatgccttaaacagatgagaaggcaaatgagaggtgtatttaaatcctaaacattaggccttcttttatagggaaaatttcccaaccaaatggctaacccaccgatgtgggactttgccAAATTCAaaaaatctccaccttggcaaaattccacatcttcaatcttctctcaataacaaattttggttgtatcttcatcttcaatcttcagtgttcaacaatgttgatcaaatccaaacaatgttgaaacttgaccgcagtcaccacttttgtcagtatatcagcaggattctctgtagtatgaattttcttcatcgtgactccaccttcttctatgatttctcgtacaaaatgataccgaacatcaatgtgcttcgtccttgcatgataaacttggttcttcgctaattgaatagcactttgactatcacaaaaaattgtgatacctttttgttcaacaccaagctcctttaacaatccttgaagccaaattgcctctttcacagcctctgtaatagccatgtactctgcctctgttgtagacaaagcaactgttgactgcaaagtagacttccaactaactggtgcctttgcaaaagtaaacacataaccagtagttgatcttcgtttgtccatatcacccgcaaaatctgagtcacagtatccaactacaaactgattatcttcctgctcaaaaactaacccgacatctacagtattatgaatatactgtagaatccacttcacagcttgccaatgcttcTTCtttggattgtgcatatatctgctaataactccaacagcttgtgaaatgtcaggccttgtgcaaaccattgcatacatcaagctaccaacagcatttgcgtatggtacctttgacatatactctcgttcagcttcatccattggcgacatagtagtacttagcttaaaatggggagcaagtggagtactaactggcttagtcttgtcatctatgccaaaacgttgtagtactctcttcaaatattctttctgagataaacagagtttctttgaacgtctatctctaattatctccatgccaagaattttctttgcctcacccagatccttcatctcgaactccttcttcagttgaatcttcaacttatcaatttcttccgaattcttggaagctatcaacatatcatcaacatataggagaagatatacaaaggaaccatctttaagcttgtgcaaatacacacaatgatcgtatttgcttctcttgtacccttgccgcaacataaactcgtcaaatcgcttgtaccattgtctagaagattgtttcaatccgtacaatgatttttcaagtttgcacaccatattttcttttccagcaactttgaatccttctagctgagtcatgtagatttcctcctccaagtttccatgtaaaaacgcagtttttacatccatctgaactagttccaaatccaattgtgctaccaaagccaacataattctaatggaggaatgttttacaactggagaaaacacttcattgtaatcaattccctccttttgagcatatcctttggccaccaatcttgctttgtagcgaacatctacttggttaggaaatccttccttctttgcaaatacccatttgcacccaattgctttctttcccttcgggagattggccaatctccatatatgattctgatgaagggactgtatttcatcattcatggcaatcctccacttatcttcttctgaactttggacaacgtctttataagtggtaggaacatcatcagctacaattgaggttgcacaagcaaccgtctctatgagacgaacaggtttcgttattgttctttttggcctgctggttgctattgattcaagttgttgttgaggttcctgagttggaatctcctctattggctcttcttccagagggtaatcttcatttgtttcctcatctgcttcttgtgtaggaaaaataaattttccctcaaactccacctgcttagaagcacctttattttgtttggtgtcttctgttaccttatttaccatagcagattcatcaaaggtaacatctctgctgaatattactttctttgtcataggacaccataagcgatatcctttgactccagaagtaattcccataaaaatagccttctttgcccttggatccaattttgactccgtcacatgataatatgcagttgagccaaacacgtgcaaagagttataatctacagcaggttttccgtaccatttttcaaatggtgtcttgccatcaatagcagcagatggtagacgattaatgaggtggcatgcatatgtaattgcctcagcccaaaattctttgcccaagccagcattggacaacatacaccgtaccttctccagcaaggtccggttcatatgttctgccactccattctgttgtggtgtatgtctaacagtgaagtgtcggacgatgccatcattttcacagaccttattgaaatgatcatttttgtattcacctccattgtctgtgcgaatacacttgatcctcctgcctgtctgattctccaccatcgtcttccatttgagaaaaattcccaacacttcatctttgctcttcattgtatacacccatactcttcgggaaaaatcatcaacaaaggttacaaaatagtgcttcccacccaatgaaggtgttttggaaggaccccaaacatcagagtgtacataatccaaaatgtctttagtattatggatcgctgtactaaatttaacccttgtctgtttccctttaacacaatgctcacaaaactccaagttgcaagccttgactccttctaacaatccttgatctgatagagttttcaaggattttcctccagcatgtcccaagcgcatgtgccatagcttggttgcttctgcctctttgtcatcactggatgtcactgtcgctgtcccaataactgtactgccacaatagcggtacatattattattcttccgattagccttcattaccactagtgcaccggaacatactctcatcactccattttctgcaatgattttaaacccttttgattccagggctcccacagagatgagattcttcttcaaatccggtacatatcgaacatctgttaatgttctgatcattccatcatggttccttaatcgtattgaaccaatgccatatgaggtaagagggctgttatccgctgtgtggacgactccatattctccttcttgaaattccacgaactagtccctgttgggacacatatgatagctacaagccgagtccatcaaccatacgtctgatgatgttgatgactctgttgtaactaatgagaaatctgaatcatcacaatcagctacatttgaatccataatggcctttccattgttatgtttgaccttattcttcaacttcggacagtctttcttccagtgccctttttctcgacaaaaggcacattcatctttgctgggtctggatcttgacttggatcttcccttctttgtcctcgtttgactttgaggacgacccctcacaaatagtgcttctccttctccgcccttctgtttttctcgctttctttgttcatagctgtacaaagccgaacaaacttctctgagagaaacttcgtcatttccatggagtagagtagtttcaaggtgctcgtactcatcaggaagtgacgccaacaacatcaaggtcaagtcaccatcatcataagttgtatccatattttgcaaatctgtgaccaacttattgaaactggtgatatgttcattcatcgtggtaccaggaacataggtgaagtgaaacagtctcttcttcatgtacaatttattttgactatttttcttcaaaaatttatcctccagtgctttccataatttacttgcagaagtttcctttgtgtatggatatttctgctctctagcaaggaaggatcgaatggtaccgcaagcaacacggttgagaatcttccaatcttcttctccaataacatctagtttcttttcttcaatggccagatttagcccttgttgaaaaaggacatctagaacctcgccttgccacatcccaaaatgcccgaacccgtcaaaaatttctaccgcaaatttcgcatttgacacaattcttgtcataagcgaagatgccaatgatgacgtattgttgacacttgatgtagattcttcttgtttattgtctcccatatttgacacaaatattatttaatagctgacgacacaaatcaagattattcctttctgatgtagaagatcagactaagctgcaaccacagagcatactcagacagaaccttgactcagttaccaagataaatcttttctgatgtggaagatcagactatgctgcaaccacagagcatacttagacagtaccttggctctgataccaattgttgcggaagccaaatgtatatagtgtgaataagtcacaactactataccaaaaattatgacaaccaccaaataataaataagacaataaagcaataataaagggaacaccagaatttacgaggttcggctaattttgcctactcctcggacacagccagtattttattccactccaaagttcaagtgaaataatactaaagagagaagatacaaatgccttaaacagatgagaaggcaaatgagaggtgtatttaaatcctaaacattaggccttcttttatagggaaaatttcccaaccaaatgactaacccaccgatgtgggactttgccAAATTCAACACCAAGGACAAGGAAGATAAGGATGACATCCTTGCAGACAAGTTGAGGAAAAGCCTAATGGGAAAGAGATATCTCATTGTCTTGGATGATATGTGGGATTTTATGGCATGGGATGACTTAAGCCTTTGTTTCCCTGATGTTGTAAATAAAAGCAGAATTATAGTAACAACTCGTCTTGAGAAAGTGGGTGAACATGTCAAACGCCATACTGATCTTTATTTCCTTCCATTCCTCACACCCCGAAGAGAGTAGGGAATTGTTGCAGAAAAAAGTGTTTCAAAACAAAGCTTTCCCACCTGAACTACACGATGTGAGCCTAGATGTTGTAAGAAGATGCAAAGGATTGCCCCTAGTGGTTGCCTTGGTAGCTGGAAttatcaaaaaaaagaaaatggaaagatcTTGTTGGCATGAGGTTAAAAAAGCTGTATTTTCCTATCTTGACTGTGAGTTTGAAGACTATAGTCGGGCAACTATGCAGTTAAGTTATGATAACTTACCCGACTATTTAAGACCTTGCCTTCTCTACATGGGGATGTTTCCAGAGGACGAAAGGATTCCAGTGTCTAAATTGATATGTTTATGGATAGCGGAAGGCTTTGTGCAGGACGTTGAATCTGGGAGATTAATGGAAGAGACAGCTGAAGGTTACTTGATGGATCTCACTAGCAGTAACGTGGTAATGGTTTCAAGGACAAGATATAACGATAAAGTCAAATACTGCCAGGTTCATGATGCAGTGCTTCACTTTTGCTTGGAGAGGAGTAGAGAAGAAAAGTTTATGTTGGCAGTGAGGGGGAACATTCAACCTTCCGATTTGAAGGAAAGTCGAGTGAGCTTCAGTTTCAGTAATGATCTTTCCAAGTTTGCATCCAAAATGCGGAAGCCTTTCCACCAACACTTGAAGTCACTGATAACCACCAATAGAGGAGAATCTTTATATTGGAATCCCTTCAGTCAGGTTATTAATTTGATGAGGCTTCTTAAGGTCTTCGATTTGAGTTCCCATAAATTGGGTCGTTTGTCGTTAGCTACGATGAAACCACTAATTCACCTGAAGTACGTCATACTTTTCACAGATAAATTCGATTTTAATGGAAAATCACATCTGCCCCATCTAGAAACTTCAATTCTCAAGTGTTTAATGCGTACGCGGTTATCTGCGAACTTttggaaaatgaaaaaattaagGCATGTAGAATTTACTAAAGCTTGTTTTTTTTTGGGGAAAGCAGATCTTTGAAGAATCctctaagttggaaaatttgaggatattaaggggtgttgaatttacaCTCGATGCTGATTGCTTGAATGTTTTAGTACAGAGGTGTCCTAATCTTCAAGAACTTGAAATCTATTTTTTGAGAAATAATTCCCTGTTGTACCCAAGTTACACTTGCCTTCAAATGTAAAGAAATTGTTACTATGCGGGACTCGGATAGAAAGCACGATTTTTTTCATTGCGGGACTATTAAGTCTGGAGTATCTCGAATTAAGGGATCCGTATTTTATTCATTCCGGAGAGTGGTGCCTTGGAGATATCACGTTCCATAAACTTAGGGTGTGGAAACTTGTGAACTTAGGTATCTCAAGGTGGGATACGTCAGAGGAATCTTTTCCCCAGCTTGAAACACTTTTTATAAAAATGTCCAGGTATCTTGAGGAGATCCCCCTTAGCTTTGCAGATATTCCAACACTGAAACAGATTGAGTTGATGTGGTGCAGCAACAATAAATCTCTGGTGGCTTCAGCTGTGAGAATTAAGAAAGAagttgaagagaatgaaggaTGCGACCGTATTGACCTCATTACTGATGTAAGTAGAAGCAAACTCCAATGTGATTTTTAGTGTCTTAACGTGCATCTAATGTACAAACAATATGTTCAATACAGGATGTTTAATGAATGTTTCTGGCAACTGTGAGTCAAGCATGTGCTTGTCACAATAACATGGTATCGTTTTCAGTGTTCTAATGAATCAAGAAAACTTGTTTGGCATTTCTTTATTCAAAGAAATGATCTCCACTATTGGCTTGCATTCCCAGTTTGCGATCATGTGGAGTGTTTTCTTTCTCAGTTGTAAAACTGTTTGCATATTTCCTGTTCTGTTCTTCTTTGTTTCATTGTCGCAAAAGTTGTGTTGCTTTCAAGTAATTTCAACTATCATTGGTTTGTTGAATGACATGTTATTCCAGCCAAATAAATTGTTTGTCTTCGCTTAAGTGTTTATCTGCACGACTATATACATATATTCTTCATATACAGCTGCCATATATTATCACAGACTGTATTTTATCTAACTTAGTAGACTGCCCTATAAGAATGTAACTTCTGTAATCACTTCATTCTTCTGATTTAGCAATCCATGATATAGCAAATGGACCATTGATCTAAGATCTTTTACTATCTAACTCCACAGCTGGAACAATAAGTTTGTTCCACTGGGATGGTAAGAAATAAGAAGGTAAGGGGGCAGCACTCAGTGTTTCCTTGCTATTAATGGAAGTTCAAAGTAGATAGCATCAAGAAACAAGCCTATAAATTAAGAATACCGTCATCATAGAAAAAACACCAGAAATTATAGAGCTCTGCCAATGAAAATAACAGTATGAATAAAACAAACTTTTTGTATTAGTGAAAAATAGACTCGCCATGTGGGTCTATTAAATGACGACACGTGTCAGCAAAGTTTGGAGAAAAGTGAAGAATGACATGTAAAGATGATATGTGAAACACCCCCGGGACCGAACATACTGGTACCGTGCTtgttagcctcggaactgatcatCATAAAATAGCTCGGATCACGTGCTGGAgaatatctcataattacaaatgagaaaggaatcaattaatccTGGATTATATGGGATTTACCATCATTACACCATCAGTTACAAATCAATTATGTAACGtacaataaatgcaataaatgattgtaacggttagaacaaggcaatcaattacaaaattgactcaacaggcacaagattgactcaacaggtacGAGATTAACTCAACAGGTAtgggattgactcaacaggcacgggaTTGACTCATCGGTTACgaaattaactcatcagttatggaattaactcattagttacggaattaactcatcagttacggaattccagcatttacacagttgttacaagtcttccaaaagtaatgGATGGATTGAGTAAATGCCCATAATGGGCCCATATTTCAAGGAGAAtagttacttagatttagccctataaatagacATATTTTTACCACCATCAAGGGGGAATCTAATTTTCTTTTCTACAATTCTATACATTGTAATTCATAGCATCTTGCTCTCAAGTTAGCCATAGTTTAGCCCTTCAAGCTCTTTTCAGCTCAttatcctatcaaggatcattcaataagaattctttcttctctaatttatttttattttatcatatgtcattgaatttattttcCATTTCTCTATCATGTTGTATTAACGAAATTTTATATCTTTCGGATTGAATCGGTTGCTTGTGGcccgtcatataaaattattgatttgaccttgaaaactattttttaagTTAAACAGTTTGGTTCCGTTACCGAGAACTCAAGCAAATTTGCTATTCATCCAAAGATAGTAACATTTTTTGTTAATATTCGCTTGTTTTCAGTTTAAACCTTCATGATGGCTAAAATTTGCCAATCAGCACAGTTGAGGACAACCAAATTGGAGATGGCTTTACCatgcaaaataaaaaagaaagaatagcCATGATATTGATAAGCAAGCAACAAGCAGAGAAAAATGGAGAATGTACATCAATATACTGGTACCGCAACTATTAGTACCAAAACTGATTATAACAGATCTGTACGAAACAGCTTCGGAACATGAAGTTCAGATACACCAGGTTCAAAACCAAGCCGAGGTGATTCCGAATCTGATTGAAGGAGTCAGAAGAATAGCGCCGGACCTTCCCGGAACTGAGGAGTAAAATTTACATTCGATATAATACAAAGCTCCGAATATAGGAAGACACATTCATTCAATTGAAAGTCAAAAAGTGGTCCGGAGATCAAGCGGATGTGATTCTTGGGTGATCCGAATCTAAACGCAAAAATCTAAAAA belongs to Nicotiana tabacum cultivar K326 chromosome 6, ASM71507v2, whole genome shotgun sequence and includes:
- the LOC107818698 gene encoding putative late blight resistance protein homolog R1B-16; its protein translation is MSNAILIFISFHSSHPEESRELLQKKVFQNKAFPPELHDVSLDVVRRCKGLPLVVALVAGIIKKKKMERSCWHEVKKAVFSYLDCEFEDYSRATMQLSYDNLPDYLRPCLLYMGMFPEDERIPVSKLICLWIAEGFVQDVESGRLMEETAEGYLMDLTSSNVVMVSRTRYNDKVKYCQVHDAVLHFCLERSREEKFMLAVRGNIQPSDLKESRVSFSFSNDLSKFASKMRKPFHQHLKSLITTNRGESLYWNPFSQVINLMRLLKVFDLSSHKLGRLSLATMKPLIHLKYVILFTDKFDFNGKSHLPHLETSILKCLMRTRLSANFWKMKKLRHVEFTKACFFLGKADL